From Leptolyngbya sp. KIOST-1, one genomic window encodes:
- a CDS encoding TonB-dependent receptor, translating into MMSLSSRLLGLGLLTTLAGSFGLLLPAEAAPGDGGTAADLELSGSSSAPTESPAPTGSVYGASGGDSLPGEPLRLTLPSQAGPLLPNSAPAPGAVASGWTDPRAAIAAATVLPQGQLPAVESGADPGVVPLANRRENAELFEFRFGGDQLPLNPPPTQLLRPVTPEVEVAYTLTVTPAREFQVPANGRSTLTLVGAVTTAAGDPLAGDVVVTLTTSAGEFVGADYDRDRSGFQVLARRGQFEAQLRSTLDAQSVTVRAQVSSQALRQLDPNLGEGYPALEASTQVSFFTDLRPTIISGVVDFRVGRGGTNLLGSFRDFLSPDSLNQDVEVSFTTGLFATGAVGDWLFTGAYNNTRGLNDRCDGRSLYRDVQACDQTYPVYGDSSTTDFLTPSIDSLYLRFQRDSLVPNAEPDYFMWGDYGTQEFAGQSQQFTATVRELHGFKGNYTFGNGLQLTALYADNVRPFQRDTIAPDGTSGYYFLSRRLVLRGSENVFIEAEEFNRPGTVLERTPLYRGVDYTIDYDRGTLLFNQPIRSVDLNPLGVTLVRRIVVTYQVEDASVRGSLYAGRLQYRPNGGDGVVGATLLTENQGAQDFTLYGFDLLWPLGDLAQVSGEFARSSFNAGGTNNQGNAYRIELSGTPFEGVTGQAYYRSTDSGFNNTATSTFRPGQTRWGGQVLAQVGAQTQIRALVDQERNLGTATAIQTSAAGLLRPGQTAIQGGQIDNTLTEWRAGIVQQFGSATLGIDFVNRSRDDRIANTSTNANQLVSRLNLPLTETLSALAQSELNLGTTDPLYPTRNTVGLEWAVQPGVSLRLAQQFLSGGTGPGSITSLDTLVDYELDDNTTLTNRYSLLGGYNGITGQGAIGLNHRLVLAPGLRATFGFERIFGDGFNLTGAGQQFAQPFAVGQGGSSSLGLLASTVYSVGLEYTDNPDWQASGRIEYRDSPGSSNLVLGAAAAGRITDSLTGLARFDLANFANQTITDALGNSSSLRLGLAYRNPFSDQFNGLFSYEYRRNPGSTPDSILQGTSSEAQDHTLSLEGIYAPSYRWEFYGKYGLRYSTANLAENFGFSNSIHLAQLRATYRFAFRWDVGAEVRWLGQPAVGYNETGFAVEAGYYLTPDVRLGLGYSFGGANDGSFVGGGGYRSASGPYFGITAKVNQLFNGFGVQPVSPPQQRESYVDEAALIEIPEAQVPEAQVPEAQVPEARVTGGEE; encoded by the coding sequence ATGATGTCTCTGTCTTCTCGTTTGCTGGGGTTGGGTTTGCTGACCACCCTGGCCGGGTCGTTTGGCCTGCTGCTGCCGGCTGAGGCGGCTCCCGGTGATGGGGGCACAGCCGCTGACCTGGAGCTTTCGGGCTCTTCGTCAGCCCCAACTGAATCGCCAGCCCCGACTGGATCGGTGTACGGTGCTTCGGGGGGCGATTCCCTCCCCGGCGAGCCCCTGCGGCTGACCCTGCCCTCCCAGGCTGGCCCACTGCTGCCCAATTCGGCCCCTGCCCCGGGTGCCGTTGCCTCAGGCTGGACAGACCCTAGGGCGGCGATCGCGGCGGCCACGGTACTGCCCCAGGGACAGCTGCCTGCGGTGGAGTCCGGGGCAGATCCCGGCGTAGTGCCCCTGGCCAATCGCCGGGAAAATGCCGAGCTGTTTGAGTTTCGCTTTGGGGGCGACCAGTTGCCGCTGAACCCTCCCCCCACCCAGCTCCTGCGGCCTGTTACTCCAGAGGTCGAGGTGGCCTACACCCTGACTGTGACCCCCGCTCGCGAGTTTCAGGTGCCGGCCAACGGGCGATCGACCCTGACCCTGGTGGGAGCCGTCACCACGGCGGCGGGAGACCCCCTGGCAGGCGATGTGGTGGTGACCCTGACCACCAGTGCCGGGGAGTTTGTCGGAGCCGACTACGATCGCGATCGCAGCGGGTTTCAGGTCCTGGCCCGGCGCGGCCAGTTCGAGGCCCAGCTGCGATCGACCCTGGATGCCCAATCGGTAACGGTGCGCGCCCAGGTCAGCTCCCAGGCACTGCGACAGCTGGACCCCAACCTGGGGGAGGGCTATCCGGCGCTGGAGGCCAGCACCCAGGTCAGCTTCTTCACCGACCTGCGGCCCACGATTATTTCTGGGGTGGTGGATTTCCGGGTGGGCCGAGGCGGCACCAACCTGCTGGGCAGCTTCCGGGACTTTCTCAGCCCCGACTCCCTCAACCAGGATGTGGAGGTGAGCTTTACCACCGGGCTGTTTGCCACTGGAGCGGTGGGCGACTGGCTTTTCACCGGGGCCTATAACAACACCCGCGGGCTCAACGATCGCTGCGATGGCCGCAGCCTCTACCGTGACGTGCAGGCCTGCGACCAGACCTATCCGGTCTATGGCGACAGCTCCACCACCGACTTTCTCACCCCTTCCATCGACAGCCTGTACCTGCGGTTTCAGCGCGACTCCCTGGTGCCCAACGCCGAGCCCGACTACTTCATGTGGGGCGACTACGGCACCCAGGAGTTTGCTGGCCAGTCGCAACAGTTCACGGCCACCGTGCGCGAGCTGCACGGCTTTAAGGGCAACTACACCTTTGGCAACGGCCTCCAGCTCACCGCTCTGTACGCCGACAACGTGCGGCCCTTCCAGCGCGACACCATCGCCCCCGATGGCACCAGCGGCTACTACTTTTTGTCGCGGCGACTGGTGCTGCGGGGCAGTGAGAACGTGTTTATCGAGGCCGAGGAGTTTAACCGGCCCGGCACTGTACTGGAGCGCACTCCGCTGTACCGCGGCGTCGACTACACCATCGATTACGATCGCGGCACCCTGCTGTTCAACCAGCCAATCCGCTCCGTCGATCTCAACCCCCTGGGGGTGACCCTGGTGCGCCGCATCGTGGTGACCTACCAGGTGGAAGATGCCTCGGTACGGGGCAGCCTCTACGCCGGGCGGTTGCAGTACCGGCCCAACGGGGGCGACGGCGTGGTGGGGGCCACCCTGCTGACGGAAAACCAGGGGGCCCAGGACTTCACCCTCTACGGCTTTGACCTGCTCTGGCCCCTGGGGGACCTGGCCCAGGTGAGCGGCGAATTTGCCCGATCGTCGTTTAATGCCGGGGGCACTAACAACCAGGGCAACGCCTACCGCATCGAACTCAGCGGTACCCCCTTTGAGGGAGTGACGGGGCAGGCCTATTACCGCTCCACCGACAGCGGCTTTAACAACACCGCCACCAGCACGTTTCGCCCCGGACAGACCCGCTGGGGTGGCCAGGTGCTGGCCCAGGTCGGAGCGCAGACCCAGATTCGCGCCCTGGTGGATCAGGAGCGCAACCTGGGCACCGCCACCGCTATTCAGACCTCCGCCGCCGGGCTGCTGCGACCGGGGCAAACCGCCATCCAGGGCGGCCAGATCGACAACACCCTGACCGAGTGGCGGGCCGGGATTGTGCAGCAGTTTGGCAGCGCCACCCTGGGCATTGACTTTGTCAACCGCAGCCGGGACGATCGCATTGCCAATACCTCAACCAATGCCAACCAGCTGGTATCGCGGCTGAACCTGCCGCTGACCGAGACCCTCAGCGCCCTGGCCCAGAGCGAGCTGAACCTGGGCACCACCGACCCCCTCTACCCCACCCGCAACACGGTGGGCCTGGAGTGGGCGGTGCAGCCCGGAGTGAGCCTGCGACTGGCCCAGCAGTTTCTGTCGGGGGGCACCGGGCCGGGGTCAATCACCAGCCTTGACACCCTGGTGGACTACGAACTGGACGACAACACCACCCTGACCAACCGCTACTCGCTGCTGGGGGGCTACAACGGGATTACGGGCCAGGGGGCGATCGGCCTCAACCACCGGCTGGTGCTGGCCCCTGGGCTGCGGGCCACCTTTGGCTTCGAGCGCATCTTTGGCGATGGCTTTAACCTCACCGGGGCAGGTCAGCAGTTTGCCCAGCCCTTTGCCGTGGGCCAGGGGGGATCCTCCTCCCTGGGGCTCTTGGCCTCTACGGTGTATTCGGTGGGGCTGGAGTACACCGACAACCCCGACTGGCAGGCCAGCGGCCGCATTGAGTACCGCGACTCGCCGGGGTCGAGTAACCTGGTGCTGGGGGCGGCGGCGGCCGGGCGAATTACCGATTCCCTCACCGGTCTGGCTCGGTTTGACCTGGCCAACTTTGCCAACCAGACCATCACCGACGCCCTGGGCAACTCCAGCAGCCTGCGCCTGGGGCTGGCCTACCGCAACCCGTTCAGCGACCAGTTCAACGGCCTGTTTAGCTACGAGTACCGCCGCAACCCCGGCAGTACGCCAGACAGCATTTTGCAGGGCACCAGTTCCGAGGCCCAGGACCACACCCTGTCCCTGGAGGGCATCTATGCCCCCAGCTACCGCTGGGAGTTCTACGGCAAGTACGGGCTGCGCTACAGCACCGCCAATCTGGCCGAGAACTTTGGCTTTTCCAACAGTATTCACCTGGCCCAGCTGCGGGCTACCTATCGGTTTGCCTTCCGCTGGGATGTGGGGGCTGAGGTGCGCTGGCTGGGACAACCGGCGGTGGGCTACAACGAGACCGGCTTTGCCGTGGAGGCGGGCTACTACCTCACCCCCGATGTGCGCCTGGGGCTGGGCTACAGCTTTGGCGGTGCCAACGACGGTTCCTTTGTGGGCGGCGGCGGCTATCGCTCCGCCAGCGGCCCCTACTTTGGCATTACCGCCAAGGTGAACCAGCTGTTCAACGGCTTTGGAGTGCAGCCGGTGTCGCCACCCCAGCAGCGGGAGTCCTACGTGGACGAGGCAGCCCTGATCGAGATTCCCGAGGCCCAGGTGCCCGAGGCCCAAGTGCCCGAGGCCCAGGTACCCGAAGCCAGAGTGACAGGAGGTGAGGAATGA
- a CDS encoding OmpA family protein gives MKQRWWIGWGAIALSVPGLALAVAPVAGQSALAGYSLRVTSADDGPVQPDEGLTLREAIELANGSLTPEELSQAERAFVQPLPSGQGSRISFDLPAGQTTIALVDLLPEIVAPELVIDGTTQAGFDAEAGLDPKFPPAPVVSLTVAEGSEVARGLTIAADGVTVRGLSFYGFRTSDRATQTTPPANIFISALAPPVDASPLSPVLDLFRLNESEAAPRGVVIEQNWLGLPPDGEFPAVPSAFGVSVFNAVETTIRNNRIQNHDGSAIITGFRAEGLLVSENAIIGNGLAGMPDAIRLEGAIAASAITDNLICANDGSGIYLFKPEGSTQISGNAIQYNGRRFERTAVYLMGSDHQLSDNFIGYQPGPGVTVTAYPLSHRNQIRGNRYAGLDGLSIDLNTQGNTGVQDFQQGDGPNPPRNSHHRRRETGNAAINAPQFDSYSFVSGAAQVTLTGTADPGTEVDLYRVADAGLPFAPLGEPLGTVTASPEGTFSASLALPPGTRVSAIASDPQWGTSEPAAVAAVLAADGTLPDLPNGPAELPNCAPPVPPPAPVEPPPPLEPLRLEIPRNIHFALDRSNISAESARVLDQIAAALLEYPFLTVELHGHTDPRASAAYNLALSERRALAARDYLIRRGVPPERMRIVPFGLTQRRSQGNTRLDFARDRRVEFIFTDLRGLEIIFVNQEADLQLE, from the coding sequence ATGAAGCAGCGCTGGTGGATAGGATGGGGCGCGATCGCTCTGAGCGTGCCGGGGCTAGCCCTGGCGGTGGCCCCTGTGGCGGGACAGTCGGCGCTAGCAGGCTACAGCCTGCGGGTAACCAGCGCGGACGATGGCCCGGTGCAGCCCGACGAGGGGCTGACCCTGCGGGAGGCGATCGAGCTGGCCAACGGCAGCCTGACTCCTGAGGAGCTGAGTCAGGCTGAGCGGGCCTTCGTGCAGCCGCTGCCATCGGGGCAAGGATCGCGAATTAGCTTCGATCTGCCAGCGGGGCAGACCACCATCGCCCTGGTGGACCTGCTGCCGGAAATTGTGGCCCCGGAACTGGTGATCGATGGGACCACCCAGGCGGGCTTCGACGCCGAGGCCGGTCTGGATCCTAAATTTCCACCCGCCCCGGTGGTCAGCCTGACGGTGGCCGAGGGCAGCGAGGTGGCGCGGGGCCTGACCATCGCCGCCGATGGGGTGACGGTGCGAGGGCTGAGTTTCTACGGGTTTCGCACCAGCGATCGCGCCACCCAGACCACGCCGCCCGCCAATATTTTCATCAGCGCCTTGGCCCCCCCGGTGGACGCCAGCCCCCTCAGCCCGGTGCTGGACCTGTTTCGCCTGAACGAATCCGAGGCCGCGCCCCGAGGGGTGGTGATCGAGCAGAACTGGCTGGGTCTTCCCCCCGACGGTGAGTTTCCGGCGGTGCCGTCGGCCTTTGGGGTGTCGGTTTTCAACGCCGTGGAAACCACCATTCGCAACAACCGGATTCAAAACCACGACGGTAGCGCCATTATTACTGGCTTTCGGGCCGAGGGCCTGCTGGTAAGCGAAAACGCCATCATTGGCAACGGCCTGGCCGGTATGCCCGACGCCATTCGCCTGGAGGGGGCGATCGCCGCCAGCGCCATTACCGACAACCTGATCTGCGCCAACGACGGCAGCGGCATCTATCTGTTTAAGCCGGAGGGATCGACCCAGATCTCGGGCAACGCCATCCAGTACAACGGGCGGCGGTTTGAGCGAACCGCTGTCTATCTGATGGGCAGTGACCACCAGCTCAGCGACAACTTCATCGGCTACCAGCCGGGGCCGGGGGTGACGGTGACCGCCTACCCCCTCAGCCACCGCAACCAGATTCGCGGCAACCGCTACGCCGGGCTAGACGGGCTCTCCATTGACCTCAATACCCAGGGCAATACTGGCGTGCAGGATTTTCAACAGGGGGATGGTCCCAACCCACCCCGCAACTCGCACCACCGCCGCCGCGAAACCGGCAACGCCGCCATCAACGCCCCCCAGTTTGACAGCTACAGCTTTGTCAGTGGGGCAGCCCAGGTCACGCTCACCGGCACTGCGGACCCCGGCACCGAGGTTGACCTCTACCGGGTGGCGGACGCCGGGCTGCCCTTTGCCCCCCTGGGCGAGCCCTTAGGCACCGTCACCGCCAGCCCCGAAGGCACCTTTAGCGCCAGCCTGGCGCTGCCGCCGGGGACGCGGGTGAGCGCGATCGCCAGTGACCCGCAGTGGGGCACCTCAGAGCCCGCCGCCGTGGCTGCCGTCCTGGCCGCTGACGGCACCCTGCCCGATCTGCCCAACGGCCCCGCCGAGCTGCCCAACTGCGCCCCGCCGGTACCGCCGCCCGCTCCGGTGGAGCCGCCCCCACCGCTGGAACCGCTGCGGCTGGAGATCCCGCGCAACATTCACTTTGCCCTCGATCGCTCCAACATCAGCGCCGAGAGCGCCCGGGTGCTCGACCAGATCGCCGCCGCCCTGCTGGAATACCCCTTCCTGACGGTGGAACTGCACGGCCACACCGACCCCCGCGCCAGCGCCGCCTACAACCTGGCCCTGAGCGAGCGCCGTGCCCTGGCCGCCCGCGACTACCTGATTCGCCGGGGGGTCCCCCCCGAGCGTATGCGGATTGTGCCCTTTGGCCTCACCCAGCGCCGCAGCCAGGGCAACACCCGGCTGGACTTCGCCCGCGATCGCCGGGTGGAGTTCATCTTCACCGACCTGCGCGGGCTGGAAATTATCTTCGTCAACCAGGAGGCCGACCTCCAGCTGGAGTAA
- a CDS encoding DUF11 domain-containing protein — MVLPFPTARLAGLVAGVVLALVGVLGGATPAYAQLAAPVSVDSLITNNEPAIRADFPGTPFTTPCNPAAFPGCDALGATSNLSFGAGTNVVLEAVIAAGNRFEPAADLLPPVGLAQQIVFRRNLGAGLPNRELLFFEQLNINLPTIELNPGQVSGIEEAMLSRIINRGIDNVFNNQLEVVPPATTGAETSNNIERIDYLITAPGITVPVEQQGDVGFLILERGGNDAFKIAAITAVDGAGNPTAYGPLINVGAGTWGNSTDVNISTAVLRRDDLASVVPPLFRPSHLVGPQNVQGIFFPINSLVQAPENTQPIFGYSLFAADVTGVGPQLVDFTNTAFFPTTTDGTNFGGLDLIAGGFGLIRRAAPPPVGVGALALVKRVTNLFGAAPLPNFGQVVGDGAALTLLQNNGLGQGLDVITEPQVEPGNGIEYTVYFANSGVGPSNNVVLCDQIPAGLTFDPNAYGPGVGIQAIAPSSPAGPVVTYTNASDGDPGQFIAPGAALPPFCGVNQGNGAVVVNVGTVDSDQVGLIRFRATVN, encoded by the coding sequence ATGGTTCTCCCATTCCCCACCGCCCGGCTGGCAGGTCTAGTAGCTGGAGTCGTCCTGGCTTTGGTCGGGGTGCTGGGTGGGGCAACCCCTGCCTATGCCCAGCTGGCAGCCCCGGTCAGTGTAGACTCTCTAATCACCAACAACGAGCCTGCCATTCGAGCAGACTTCCCGGGCACCCCTTTCACAACCCCCTGTAACCCAGCGGCTTTTCCCGGCTGTGATGCCCTTGGAGCAACCTCAAACCTCTCCTTTGGGGCTGGCACCAACGTTGTTTTGGAAGCTGTGATTGCAGCGGGAAACCGGTTTGAGCCCGCCGCCGATCTGCTACCCCCCGTTGGTCTGGCCCAGCAAATTGTCTTTCGCCGCAATCTGGGAGCTGGCTTACCGAACCGTGAGCTCCTGTTTTTTGAGCAGCTGAACATAAACCTGCCCACCATTGAATTAAATCCTGGACAGGTAAGCGGCATTGAAGAGGCCATGCTGAGCAGAATTATCAATCGGGGTATCGATAACGTTTTTAATAACCAACTGGAGGTAGTTCCTCCCGCAACTACTGGTGCGGAGACTAGCAACAATATTGAGCGTATTGACTATTTGATTACCGCCCCAGGCATTACTGTGCCCGTCGAGCAACAGGGTGATGTCGGCTTTCTAATCCTGGAGCGAGGTGGTAATGACGCCTTCAAAATTGCGGCTATTACCGCCGTGGATGGTGCTGGCAACCCAACTGCCTATGGCCCTCTGATCAACGTTGGTGCCGGTACCTGGGGCAACAGCACGGATGTCAACATCTCGACAGCTGTGTTACGGCGTGACGATTTGGCCTCGGTGGTTCCGCCGCTGTTTCGGCCCTCGCACCTGGTAGGACCTCAAAACGTTCAGGGTATTTTCTTCCCGATCAACTCACTGGTTCAGGCACCGGAAAATACCCAGCCCATCTTTGGCTACTCACTGTTTGCGGCTGATGTCACCGGGGTAGGTCCTCAGTTGGTAGATTTCACCAACACTGCGTTCTTTCCAACAACGACTGACGGTACTAATTTTGGTGGTCTCGACTTAATTGCAGGTGGTTTTGGCTTGATTCGGCGGGCCGCTCCCCCGCCTGTTGGCGTCGGTGCTCTGGCGCTGGTTAAGCGGGTCACCAACTTGTTTGGGGCCGCGCCCCTACCCAACTTTGGCCAGGTGGTGGGCGATGGTGCAGCGCTGACGCTGCTGCAAAACAATGGTCTGGGCCAGGGGCTGGATGTGATTACCGAACCCCAGGTGGAGCCGGGCAACGGTATTGAGTACACCGTTTACTTTGCCAACTCAGGGGTCGGGCCCAGCAACAATGTAGTGCTGTGCGACCAGATTCCCGCCGGGCTGACCTTTGACCCCAATGCCTACGGACCGGGGGTGGGGATTCAGGCGATCGCCCCGTCGTCCCCAGCAGGCCCAGTGGTGACCTACACCAACGCCAGCGATGGGGACCCCGGCCAGTTCATTGCCCCTGGGGCGGCGTTACCTCCGTTCTGTGGCGTCAACCAGGGCAACGGGGCGGTCGTGGTCAATGTGGGCACCGTTGACAGTGACCAGGTGGGGCTGATTCGGTTCAGAGCCACCGTGAATTAG
- the hisH gene encoding imidazole glycerol phosphate synthase subunit HisH, whose translation MANIAVIDYDMGNLHSACKGLALAGAMPTITDVVADLEAADALVLPGDGAFDPAMRHLREKGLIEPIKREIAAGKPFLGICLGLQLLFDGSDEGVEPGLGIIPGRIRKFKQESGITIPHMGWNQLTLTQPDCPLWQGVANGDWVYFVHSYYAEPSHPAVNAATTTHGSQTVTAAIARDNIMAMQYHPEKSAPAGLTMLANFVALVNAQTPVAMA comes from the coding sequence ATGGCCAATATTGCCGTAATCGACTATGACATGGGCAACCTGCACTCGGCCTGTAAGGGACTGGCGCTGGCGGGGGCAATGCCCACCATTACCGATGTGGTGGCCGACCTGGAGGCCGCCGATGCCCTGGTACTGCCTGGCGATGGGGCCTTTGACCCGGCCATGCGGCACCTGCGCGAGAAGGGATTGATTGAGCCGATTAAGCGAGAAATTGCGGCGGGCAAGCCTTTCCTGGGCATTTGCCTGGGGCTTCAGCTCCTGTTCGACGGTAGTGACGAAGGGGTCGAGCCGGGACTGGGAATTATCCCCGGTCGAATTCGTAAGTTCAAGCAGGAGTCGGGGATCACCATTCCCCACATGGGCTGGAACCAGCTAACCCTGACCCAGCCGGACTGTCCGCTGTGGCAAGGGGTGGCCAATGGCGACTGGGTGTATTTTGTGCACTCCTACTACGCCGAGCCCAGCCACCCGGCGGTGAATGCGGCCACCACTACCCACGGGAGCCAGACTGTAACGGCGGCGATCGCCCGCGACAACATCATGGCCATGCAGTACCACCCCGAAAAGTCGGCCCCGGCCGGTCTCACCATGCTGGCTAACTTTGTGGCCTTGGTGAATGCCCAAACCCCAGTGGCGATGGCCTAG
- the rsmD gene encoding 16S rRNA (guanine(966)-N(2))-methyltransferase RsmD gives MLRIYGNRALKTLPGTDTRPTAARVREALFNIWQGRIAGCRWLDLCTGSGAMGAEALCRGAAEVVGIEKSPEAYAITRENWQKVAQSDQTFSLFKGDVVKQLSRLHGQPFDCIYFDPPYASELYLPVLERIVSLKLLQPTGEMAVEHNPNVWEPVVLSGLSLVRQKHYGTTHLAFYAPCSRCHSEFEWGPDRPPG, from the coding sequence ATGCTGCGCATCTACGGCAACCGCGCCCTCAAGACCCTGCCCGGCACCGACACTCGGCCCACCGCCGCTCGGGTGCGAGAGGCCCTGTTCAACATCTGGCAGGGGCGCATTGCGGGCTGCCGCTGGCTCGACCTGTGCACGGGCAGCGGTGCCATGGGGGCCGAGGCGCTGTGTCGTGGCGCAGCTGAGGTTGTGGGCATTGAAAAATCACCGGAGGCCTACGCCATCACCCGCGAAAACTGGCAGAAAGTGGCCCAGAGCGACCAAACCTTTAGTCTGTTCAAGGGTGATGTGGTGAAGCAGCTCTCGCGGCTGCACGGCCAACCCTTCGACTGCATTTACTTTGATCCGCCCTACGCCAGCGAGCTGTACCTGCCGGTGCTGGAGCGGATTGTCAGCCTCAAGCTACTGCAGCCCACGGGCGAAATGGCGGTGGAACACAATCCCAATGTCTGGGAACCCGTCGTCCTTTCTGGCCTGAGCTTGGTGCGGCAAAAGCACTACGGTACGACCCACCTGGCGTTTTACGCCCCTTGTTCTCGGTGTCACAGCGAATTTGAATGGGGGCCTGACCGTCCACCGGGATAA
- a CDS encoding tetratricopeptide repeat protein, which produces MALASAPLTVLAAVGLLNRTRVEQQLEEAQEKLARQHRQTGHRLTNLSKQVTAMPSPEALTNFQRAVMDRSNHSFIRFSKEIKDLRAHVDQQLEVLASPDLSSIDRQIGQLQEQAAATQANFEHLTTYVQRLATTPRVEAAENKLSQVKTDLMQTRVSLENLRSETRTLVSNLQDALGQIDRRWQELPQTSNSSQYRAEMGEVVKAMATLVPQSEFSQLVDHVKDLTRQQTRLEQALTKIPVGTVSGAPATPTPSIAELERLTAEVQRLQQQVSRQETAGHTQEHVQQVVSQYLGQVKAQVAQLEGVTRSLSERQQQLTSQLVTAPGDTANRKALIHLARRVQQAETDLKRSRQETPHRETERQEPVKAPNQATQPDWIIDLPVATGSEPQALPSHQALEAALTTATRRVLLVWPWASYVTIDDSLLQRFNQLLERGGQLEIGWCHRGDQHDGRLAWRISQRWGTESSQLQLLKTALNQLLPLRENYPDRFKFRIMGTAESYLVCDSGSGASGENTAEHTYAIVSLKALPTQSAVIPDLEAKLRTAEPAVVQALMQRFHDPVIPPGDGMAFFNRGTTRHDLRDQPGAISDYSQVIALQPNHAIALNNRGVAQLELNQPEAAEADLSEAILQNGKLFAPHCNRGWLRLEQRRYAAAIADFTQAIALKPHLPMAYVYRGSALQKLGDLKGAVRDYSDAIACGDPIALPYCYRSAAYQSQGDQARAIADLERASAYLEAQGDQQGLSSVQRTLGRLQSMTARA; this is translated from the coding sequence ATGGCGCTAGCGTCGGCTCCGCTGACGGTGCTAGCCGCCGTGGGTCTGCTCAACCGCACCCGCGTGGAGCAGCAGCTGGAAGAAGCGCAGGAAAAGCTGGCCCGCCAGCATCGCCAAACCGGACACCGCCTCACCAACCTGAGCAAGCAGGTGACGGCCATGCCCTCGCCCGAGGCGCTAACCAACTTTCAGCGGGCGGTAATGGATCGCAGTAACCACTCGTTTATCCGCTTTTCTAAGGAAATTAAAGATCTGCGAGCCCATGTCGATCAGCAGCTGGAGGTGCTGGCCAGCCCGGATCTGAGCAGTATTGACCGCCAGATTGGGCAGCTGCAGGAGCAGGCGGCCGCGACTCAGGCCAACTTTGAACACCTCACCACCTATGTGCAGCGGCTGGCCACTACCCCACGGGTAGAGGCGGCCGAAAACAAACTCTCTCAGGTCAAAACTGACCTCATGCAAACGCGGGTCAGCCTCGAAAACCTGCGCTCTGAAACGCGTACCCTGGTCTCCAATCTGCAGGACGCCCTGGGGCAAATTGATCGCCGCTGGCAGGAGTTACCCCAGACCAGCAATTCCAGCCAGTATCGGGCTGAAATGGGGGAAGTGGTCAAGGCGATGGCTACTCTGGTGCCCCAGTCAGAATTTAGCCAGCTAGTGGACCATGTCAAAGACCTCACCCGCCAGCAAACCCGGCTGGAGCAAGCCCTGACCAAAATTCCGGTGGGCACGGTGAGCGGTGCCCCCGCCACCCCAACCCCCAGCATTGCCGAGCTAGAGCGGCTGACCGCTGAGGTGCAGCGCCTGCAGCAGCAGGTCAGCCGTCAGGAGACCGCCGGCCATACCCAGGAGCATGTGCAGCAGGTGGTGTCCCAGTACCTGGGCCAGGTCAAGGCCCAGGTGGCGCAGCTGGAGGGGGTGACGCGATCGCTCTCGGAACGGCAGCAGCAGTTGACTAGCCAGCTGGTCACGGCCCCCGGAGACACCGCTAACCGCAAAGCCCTGATTCATCTGGCTCGCCGGGTGCAGCAGGCGGAAACCGACCTGAAGCGATCGCGCCAGGAAACCCCGCACCGGGAAACCGAACGCCAGGAACCGGTCAAAGCACCGAACCAGGCCACCCAGCCCGACTGGATTATCGATCTGCCGGTGGCAACAGGGAGCGAGCCCCAGGCTCTGCCTAGCCACCAGGCCCTGGAGGCGGCGCTGACGACCGCCACCCGGCGAGTGCTGCTGGTGTGGCCCTGGGCCAGCTACGTCACCATCGATGACTCTCTACTCCAGCGGTTTAACCAGCTGCTGGAGCGGGGCGGGCAGCTTGAAATTGGCTGGTGCCACCGGGGCGACCAGCACGACGGTCGCCTGGCCTGGCGGATTAGCCAGCGCTGGGGTACCGAGTCGAGCCAGCTGCAACTGCTGAAGACGGCCCTCAACCAGCTGCTGCCCCTGCGCGAAAACTACCCCGATCGCTTCAAGTTTAGAATTATGGGCACCGCCGAGAGCTACCTGGTCTGCGACAGCGGCAGCGGCGCCTCGGGTGAAAATACCGCAGAGCACACCTACGCCATTGTTAGCCTCAAGGCGCTGCCAACCCAGAGCGCCGTTATCCCCGACCTGGAGGCCAAGCTGCGCACCGCCGAACCCGCCGTGGTGCAGGCGCTGATGCAGCGCTTCCACGATCCAGTCATCCCCCCCGGCGATGGGATGGCTTTTTTCAATCGGGGTACCACCCGCCACGACCTGCGCGACCAGCCCGGCGCGATCAGCGACTACAGCCAGGTAATTGCCCTCCAGCCTAACCACGCGATCGCCCTCAACAACCGGGGGGTGGCCCAGCTCGAACTCAACCAGCCCGAGGCCGCCGAAGCCGACCTCAGCGAGGCAATTCTGCAGAACGGCAAGCTGTTTGCCCCCCACTGCAACCGGGGCTGGCTGCGCCTGGAGCAGCGCCGCTACGCCGCCGCGATCGCCGACTTCACCCAGGCGATCGCCCTCAAGCCCCACCTGCCGATGGCCTACGTGTACCGGGGCAGCGCCCTGCAAAAGCTGGGCGACCTGAAGGGGGCTGTGCGCGACTACAGCGATGCGATCGCCTGCGGCGACCCAATTGCCCTGCCCTACTGCTACCGCAGCGCCGCCTACCAGAGTCAGGGCGACCAGGCTCGGGCGATCGCTGACCTGGAGCGGGCCAGCGCCTACCTGGAGGCCCAGGGCGATCAGCAGGGGCTGTCGTCGGTGCAGCGCACCCTGGGTCGGTTGCAGAGCATGACCGCCAGGGCCTAG